Below is a genomic region from Aminiphilus circumscriptus DSM 16581.
TCCATGAAGAAGGGAATCTGAGAGAAACCCTGGTCGCAGTCGAAGATGTCGATCTCGCCGGTGAGGAACATGAGGCGAAGCGTCTCGGAATCGGGGACGATGCGCGCCACGAGCTTGTCGATCTTCGCCTTGCCTGCCCAGTAGTCCGGGTTCGCCACGAGAGTGAAGTGGTCGTTCAGGACATATTCCTTGAGGATGAAGGGGCCGGTGCCGCAGGTGCTCTCCGCGGTCTGTCCGAACTTGGCGCCGAACTGCTCGGTGAATTTCCTGTTATAGATATTCGCACCGGGCGTCGCCAGGGATGCCAAAAACGGTGCATAGGGGTCCTTCAGAGTGATCTGGAACGTGTATTTGTCGAGAACCTTGAAGCCCGACACGCTGTCCGCCTTGCCGTCGAGCCGCTCCCGGGCGCCTTCGACGAAGTCGAAGAGGTCCGTCTGGAAGGATTTGGTCGCGGGATTCAGCACGCGGTCGAAGGTGTAGAGCACATCGTCGGCGGTGAGTTCTTCTCCGTTGTGGAACTTGACGCCCTTGCGCAGGAAAAAGGTGAAGATTTTCCCGTCCTTGGAGACGTTCCACTTCTCCGCCAACATGGGAACGATCTTGGGCGGATTGGAGCCGGGCTCCACCTGCACGAGGCGGTCAAACGCGTTGAGCGGTACGAAATATTCCGCCGTGGTCATATGGGCATCCACGGTATCCGTGGAAAAACCCGCGATGGTGAGAACTTTCTCCTTGGCCTGGGCCACCCCCGCGATCAGCCCCACCAGGGCAACCATCACCACCGCCAGAACAAGCATACGCTGCACTGTTCTCTTCACGTTTCGTTCCCTCCTGTCCGTCTCTGTTTCCTCGATCCTTATTCCTCCGGTCTCTCCCCTTCCCGTGGAGAAACATCCCTTTCCCCGCCAACGTGTTTCCTCCCGTGAAACCGCATCCCTCCTTTCCCATTGCAAAACGCCTGCCTCAACCAGCGGCAAGCGGGACACCGCAAGAACATGCCGGCAAAAAGCAACCGCCCCAGAAAGAGGCGGCTACCGCACTCCCGATTCCGTAAGGAAGAATCGCCCCGCGTTTCCGTCGAGAAGCGCCCGCACTCCCAGGGGGAACGTGGCCTTCCGTTTGCCGTGGCCGAAAGGAACGTTCAGGAGCACCGGAACTCCGAGAGGCACCAGAAGATCGGCGAAGATCTCCTCCAGGGGAAGATCCATCTTCGGTTTATCCGCGGTGCAGTCGATGCACTGACCGACGACGACTCCGGCGCACTGCTGCAGTTTTCCCGCGGAACGAAGCTGGCAGAGCCAACGGTCGTATTTGTAGGGCTGTTCTCCCACGTCCTCGATGATGAGGATCTTTCCCCGCGTGTCGATCTCCCAGGGGGTTCCCATGAGGGCGGAGATGAGGGAGAGACATCCTCCAACGAGAGGCGCTTCCACCGTTCCGGGAACAAGTGCCTGGATGGCCGGATCTCCCGGGGGCGGAAGGATTTCCCCCACGGGCTCCGTCTCCGTGACGGCTTTCAGAAAATGCTCTTTCACGTAGCCCTCGAAGGTGTCCTTGAGGAATTCGGTATAGGGCATGGGGCCATGAATCGTGACGAGGTCCGCGCCTCGTCCCAGAAGGAGATGGAAAACCGTGACGTCACTGTACCCCAAAAAGACTTTGGGGTTCTTCCGCACTCCCTCCAGGTCGATCATCTCGGGAAGGCGGTTCGCTCCCTCCCCTCCACGGACACAGAAGATTCCCGCGATGTCCGGATCGGCAAACATGCGGTTCACGTCCCGGGCACGAATCTCGTCGGGGCCTGCCAAGTATCCCCTCCGGTGGAAAAGGCTCTCTCCACAGACCGTGCGGAAGCCCAGAGCCTCCACAGCATCCACGCTGCACTGCCGCTCCTCGTCGGTGACGGGGTTCGACACACTCAACAGACCGATAAGATCCCCCGGGCACAACGCCCGTCCCTTGTTCATGGTCATCCCTTCCTTTTTTCCCCGTCGCGGAAGATGCGGCTCAGACAAGTGGATAATGACAGGAGACGGCCCTTCCTTCAAGTACCGCCGTCTCCGGCTCCTCCAGACGACATCGCTCCTGCGCGTAGGGGCAACGCGTGGAAAAACGGCACCCCGGAGGCAAATTGATCGGGCTCGGAATGTCCCCTTTCAGAAGAAGCCTCTCGCGATCCCGCTGCGTGGGATCCGGAACGGGAGCGGCGGCGATGAGAAACTTCGTGTAGGGGTGGAAAGGCCTGGCGAAGAGATCCTCCGTGTCACCGATCTCCATGGCCTTGCCGAGGAACATGACGCACACCTTGTCAGCAATGTGACGCACCACGGAAAGATTGTGGGTGATGAAAAGATAGGTGAGACGGAACTCTTCCTGCAGATCCGAGAGAAGGTTCAACACCTGGGCCTGAATGGACACGTCCAGGGCGGAAACAGCCTCGTCGCAAACGATGAATTCAGGATGCAGCGCCAGCGCCCGGGCGATGCCGATGCGCTGCCGTTGCCCTCCGCTGAACTGATGGGGATATTTTCGCATGGTATCGCTCCGCATGCCCACCACGGAGAGGAGCGCGGCGATCCGTTCGTCCACGTCCTTCGCGGACATTTTGGGTTCGTGGGTCCGAAAGGGTTCGGCGAGGATCTCCCGGACCCGCATGCGCGGATTGAGCGATGCGTAGGGATCCTGAAAGATGATCTGCATCTTGCGTCGTAGAGAACGCATCGCCTCCGGCGAAAGCGAGGACAGATCCTCGCCGCGGAAGAACACCTGCCCCCCCGTGGTCGGAACCAGGCGGAGAATCGCCCGCCCGAGGGTCGTCTTGCCGCACCCCGACTCGCCCACGAGGGCGTAGGTCTCCCGCTCGGCGATGTCGATGGAGACGTCATCCACCGCCTTCACGACCCGGGCTTTTCCGCCGAACATGCCCGCCTCGGCGGAAAAAGTCACCTTGAGCCCCTTTGTCTGAACGAGGATGTTTTTCATCAGCAGGCCTCCCTCGCGCGATTGCAACGCACGAAGTGCCCCTCACCCACGGGGACCAGTTCGGGCATCTCCTTGAAACAGCTTTCCCGGGCTTGGGTACAGCGCGGAGCGAAGCGACATCCCGGAGGCAGATCCGTCAGAGAGGGAACCATGCCGTCGATGCTGAACAGCCGTTCCTTTCTCCCCGTTCCTCCCGTGTCGGGAATGGAACGAAGCAGCCCCCGCGTGTAGGGATGGGACGGATTTCGGAAAATGTTGAACACATCCCCCTGTTCGACAATGCTCCCCGCGTACATGACATTGACGTCGTCGCAGGTCTCCGCCACCACACCGAGATCGTGGGTGATGAGTATGATGGAGGTCCCAATGCGACGCTGCAGATCCATCATGAGTTTGAGCACCTGGGCCTGGATCGTCACGTCCAGGGCCGTCGTGGGTTCGTCGGCGACGAGCAGCTTGGGATCGCAGATGAGGGCCATGGCGATCATGACCCGCTGGCGCAATCCCCCGGAGAGCTGGTGCGGAAAAGCCCGTACCCGGGATTCCGGCTCGGGAATTCCCACAAGATCGAGCATCTCCACCACCCGGCGCCGCACCTCCGCGTCGGCCACATCCCTCTGGTGAATTCGTAGGGCCTCCCCCACCTGGTACCCCACGGTCTTGACCGGATTCAGGGAGGTCATGGGTTCCTGGAAGATCATGGAGATGTCTTTGCCACGGACCCGGCACATTTCTTTGTAGGAGAGCTTCGACAGGTCACGCCCTTCGAAAAGGATTTCGCCTCCCACGATCTTGCCCGGAGGCTGAGGAATGAGTCCCATAATGGAAAGAGAGGTGACACTCTTGCCGCACCCCGATTCTCCCACAAGTCCCGTCACTTTTCCCTTCCGCACGGAAAAGGAGACGCCGTCCACGGCAGGGACGATGCCTTTCCGGGTCAGGAAGAGCGTCCGCAGATTCTTCACTTCGAGAATGGTGTCCTGCACGCTCATGATCGCCTCCGTCAGTCCTTCATGTAGGGATCGATGGCGTCCCGAAGTCCGTCTCCCATGAAGTTGAAGGCCAGCACGAGGATCAGGATGGCCACTCCGGGAATGATGGCAACCCACGGCGCGGAGAAGATGAATTCCTTTCCCTGGGACACGAGCAACCCCCAGCTCGGGGTCGGCGGCTGCGCCCCCACACCGAGGAAGGAAAGCCCCGCCTCCTGCATGATCGCCGAGGGGATGGACATGGTGAAGACCACCATGATATTGGGAAGACAATTGGGAAGAATGTGCCGGAAGATGATGGTCCGTTTCTTCACCCCAAGAGCTCGGGCGGCCTCCACGAATTCCTTCTCTTTCAGGGCAAGGGTCTGGGAGCGAACGATTCGGGAGGTACTGGCCCATCCGACGATGGAAAGGGCGATGAAAATGTTGAAAAGATTGGCTCCGAGAGTGTACATGATGACCATCGCCAACAGCAGGGAGGGAAAGGCGAGAACCACATCGGCGAGACGCATGATCCAGAAATCCGTCTTTCCTCCGTAGAACCCGCTCACAACGCCCAGGATGGAACCGATGCAGGTGGCGAGAAAAGCCGGAATGAGGCCGATGACCAGCGAGATGCGGGCACCGAAGATCACCCGGGCCATGAGATCCCGACCGTAGGTATCCGTTCCGAACCAATGCGCCTCCGACGGCGGCTGATTTCGGTTGTCCAGATTCATCGTGTAGGGATCGTGAGAAAGCACGTAGGGTGCGGCAATAGCGAGGAGCGTGATGAAGAGGACCACACAGAGTCCGACCAGGGCGGAGCGATTCTTCTGGAACGCCCGAAGGACATCTCCGAAGAGCGTCTCCACGTCGTCCTTCTTCACCTCGATTTTTTCCGGAGCGATTCTCTGACCGTTCTCCTGGGTCTTCATCTTGTCGGGAACACGTTCGTCATCGTGCATGGGTTCCACCTACTCGTACCGGATCCGCGGGTCGAGCCAGCCGTAAAGAACGTCCGCGGCGAGATTCCCCAGAATGACCAACACGGTCGTGAAGAGTACCGCTCCCTGAAGCAGGGGCATGTCCCGGTTCTGGATGGCACCCACGGCGATGCGCCCCACTCCGGGAATGTTGAAGATGCTCTCGGTGATCACCGAGCCGGAGAGCAGGAAGGCGATCTGCAAGGCCATGACGGTCACCACGGGAAGCAGAGCGTTCTTCAGGGCGTGGCGGAGAATGACCGGAACATTCCGAAGTCCCTTCGCCCGGGCCGTCCGAATGTAATCGTGGCGCATCACGTCCAGAAGACTGGATCTGGTGAGGCGGGCGATGAGCCCCGAGGAACTCCAGCCGAGGACCAGGGCGGGCATGATGAGATGTTTCGCGCTGTAGAAGCCGGCGACGGGAAGCCATCCGAGTTTGAGGGCGAAGATGTACTGAAAGAGAAGGGCTGTCCAGAAGACTGGCATGGATACTCCGGTGAGGGCAAGTCCCATGAAGAAGTTGTCCGTGAGGGAGTACTGTTTCACCGCCGAGAGAATTCCCGCCGGAATTCCGATGAGCCAGGCCACGAGAGCCGCCGCCAGAGCCAGCTTGAGCGTCACGGGGAAAGCTCCGACGATGAGATCCGCCACGGGACGCTGCAGTTTGTAGGATTCCCCGAGATCGCCCTGGACCGCTCCCGCGAGAAAGCGCACGTACCGCACCGGCCAGGGATCGTCGAGATGCATCTGGTGCCTCACGCGCTCGATGATCTCGGGACTCATACGCTCTCCCATCATGAGCGCCACAGGGTCTCCCGGAACCACGTTGAGCAGGATGAAAATGACGAAGGTAATGCCGATGAGGACGGGCACGGCGATGAGCAACCGTTTGAGTATGAATCTCTTCACACAAGACCACCTCCCTTGAAAAACACAACGTTTCTTTGGAGCGGGAACAATCCTTGGGGAGAACGCATGGAGAAAGTCCGTTCAATTCGGGCTTCCCACCTCCAGCCCGCGCATTCGCGCATTCCGACCAACGAGCGTTTTTCCGAAAGATCGTTCCACATGTCGTCTTGGGCTGACTCCTTCAGGAAAACACTCATCATTGATGAGTTTGCCATGCCCGCATTGTAGGTCCGCGGAACATTTGTGTCAACCTTTCCACAATTCAAGCTCTTGCAAGTAGTGTTCCAAAGGGGCATTGACAACGTTCCGGGGGATGTTCTATAGTTTCCCCGCTATTGCTCATCAGTGAGCAGTGATGTTGTTTCTTATCCGCAGGTTCCAAACGAGAAAGGCGGCGGAAGACTACTATGGAAAAGATGCGCGTGGCGATCGTTGGATTCGGCAATGTGGCCCGGGAGGCCCTTGCCGCCGTGGAGGCCGCTTCGGACATGGAAGCGGCGGGAATCGTTCTCAGGGACCCCAAGAAAGCGGCCTCTCTTCAGAGCGAAACGAAACTTCCCGTGGTCTGCGATGTGGACGAACTCGGCGAGGTGGACGCGGCAATCCTGGCCATCGCCAGCCGAGCCATCCCCGAGGTGGCGCCCCACTACCTCGCGAAAGGGATCAACACCGTGGACAGTTTCGACATCCACGGCGAGGCCGTCATGGACCTCCGCAGGAAACTCGACGCAGCAGGCAAGGCGGGCGGGTCCGTCGCGGTGATCTGCGCGGGATGGGATCCCGGAACTGACTCCGTGGTCCGGGCCGTTCTCGAGGGAATCACCCCGAAGGGCATCACCTACACGAACTTCGGCCCCGGCATGAGCATGGGGCATACCGTGGCGGTCAAGAACATTCCAGGTGTCCGGGACGCTCTCTCCCTCACCCTCCCCAAGGGAACGGGACTCCACAAACGGCACGTCTACGTGGAACTGGCACCCGGTGCGGACTTCGAAGCCATCCGGAAAGCCATTCTGGAAGACCCCTATTTCGTTCACGACGAGACCCACGTCTATCCCACCGAGGACGTGAAACAACTGATCGATCTCGGACACGGCGTCCTCATGGAGCGCAAGGGTGTCTCGGGAAGATCCCACAACCAGCGCATCAGCTTCTCCATGACGCTCATGCAAGGCCGAGGACCCCTACGGCGACACAACAAAAGCGTCCCATACGCGGACAGGCCCCTTCCCGAAGGGAAAGAGCCTGTCCGCGTATGGAAAACGCTCTCGAGTAGCAGCACCGACGCCTTCCGGAGAGACAAAGCGCCGACGTTCTCTTCGTCAGGGAATACCCAGAATGAGTTTCACCCGGGCAAGAAGATCGTCGGGATCAAAGGGCTTCGTTATGTATTCATTCGCCCCTGCTTCGGCTCCCTTGCGCCTGTCCGAATCCTGACACTTCGCCGTGAGAAGGGCCACATGCACGTCCTCCATCTTCCATACTTTCTTGATGGTGTGGCAGACGTCGAAGCCGTTCTTCCCGAGCATCATCACATCGAGAAAAACCACCCTCGGGTGCTCCTGTTCCACAATGCGCAGCGCCTCGTACCCATCCTCGGCGAAGAGAAGTTCCACGCCATCCTTCCGGAGTGTCTCGAACACTCTGGCAAGAAGGAGCCGAATGACGGGGGCGTCATCCACCACCAGAACCTTTCCCATGCCATGCACCTCTCCCTTTCCGGGAAACGCGAACTTTTCTTCCGAAACATTCCTCACGCTCCGCTTTCTCTCGACAAGCGAACGGGACGTACGGAAACAAGTCTATCATGGAAGGGCGACATCTTATGCACCGGAAGAACGTGAAGGGCGTTTCCCTTTCCCGTCATCTCGCCGTACAGGCCGGAGGCATCCTCGTGGTGGCCCTCCTCCTTCTCCTTGTGGGTGTCCACGTCATCGACCAGTACACCATGCAGGAATTCACCGCCGGCTTCGAGCGGGAGGCCGTGGAAAAGGTGACGCAACTCCTGGAGGAACTCGAAACACAGGCCGCCGATGTGGAACGGAACTATCAGGCTATTCTCTGGAACACCTTCCGTTCCATACAGGACTATCTCTATTCCCAAGGAACATCTCTTCGGGAGCTGCCCTGGGGCATTCTGGAAAACCTCATCGCAGAGGCGGAAATGGCAGTGGAACAGGAAAAACACATCCCCTTCAATGGGCAGATGGAGTTCATCCTTTACGACGAAACCATGAAGGTTCGCCATTCGAATCGCTTCGCCGACGGAAGGCCCGCGGACAGGCGTACTCGTAGAACCGTGCAGCTCATGACCCTGGGTGAAATGCGTCTGGAGCGCCTCGAACTGGGTGACGTCTCGTCCCCGTCACTCATCTGCGGCACCTGGTTCAACCTGGACGAATGGATTCTGGAAATCCGCATCACCCTTCCGGAAGAACTTTTCGATCCATTCTTCCGACGCATCGCCACCATGCAGGGGCTCTCGTTCATCGCCGCGACGGGAATTTACTCCGCAGAAGACGGAATTCCCGCGTGGAAGGGATTTTCTTCCTCCGCTCCAGGATTTTCCGTTTTTGCTGAGGCTTTCCCCCCCAGGGGAAAAGGAGCGCGCGTCTCCTGGGAACGCGACGACACTTCCACCAAATACCGCATTGTGCTTCCCTGGACGGGGACCGAACAACGCTCAACCTATTTCCGCACTCCTCAGATCCTTTTCATCCAACTCGATTTCGATGCCATGAAGAACATCTTCTCCAGACACCGTGCGGCACTCCTCGGCGTGATCATCCTCTTCTCCGCCGCCGTGCTTCTTCTGTTCTGGAACGTGGCCAACGAGACGTCCCGACCTTTTTCACGCATCGCCGAGGAAATGCTCCGTTTTGCCGCCCTCAAGGAACGCTTCTCCAGGAAGAATTCCTCGGGAAACGCCCGCATCACCGAAATCATCGATCTTGAGCAGGCCTTCGATTCCATGTCCGAAGAAGTAACAGCAAGCCTGGAGAAAATGCGCCAGGCGGACAAAATGAAAAATCACTTCCTCTCGGTGGTCTCCCACGAACTGAGAACACCTCTCACGTCAATTCTCGGCTTCTCGAAGCTGCTCCGCCGCCGTCTCGAATCCGTCCTCCTCCCCGCCTTGCCGCCATCCGACGAAGGGGTTCGAGCCGTGAAGGACTCCATCGAAGAACTGGACATCATTTTTTCCGAGGCGGAACGCCTCACGACGCTCATCAACGATCTTCTCGACATGGCAAAGCTCGATGCGGGCAAGATGGAATGGCACATGGAATGGTATCATCTCAGCGAGGTGACGGAACAGGCCCTCGCCGCAACGAGGGTTCTTTTCAATGAAGACCTCGTCTCCGTGCGATCCTCCGTGTCCAGATCGCTGCCGGCTCTATACGGGGATCGCAGGCGCATTCTCCAGGTTCTGCTGAACCTCCTCTCCAACGCGGCAAAATTCACCCTTTCGGGCGAGGTTCTCGTTTCCGCAACACTTCTGGGCGATGAGGTCGAGGTGAGCGTCGCCGACACAGGCATCGGCATTCCACCGGAGAACCTGCTCTCCATTTTCGAAAAGTTTCGCCAGGTCAACGAAGGGCCGGAACAGCATCACCAGGGTACAGGACTAGGGCTTTCCATCTGCCGGGAAATCGTGGAATATCATGGAGGGCGCATCTGGGCGGAAAACGCCCCGAAGAGAGGGAGCGTCTTCCGGTTCACACTTCCCGTGAGGATCGGAGACGATGAAGAAACGTTTTCATCCCCACATTCCGTTCTTTTCCGATAGACATTCCTTCCAGCCCCTCGGAAGGAATGTCAGGCGCTGCAGGAAGGAGCAAGACATCATGGTACCCTTCACGAAAATGCACGGCAACGGAAACGATTTCCTCGTTCTGGAGAACCTTGGAACAGCTCTCGAAGACGACCTTCTCTCCGCTCTCGCAACGGCCCTGTGCGAACGGCGGCATTCCCTCGGAGCCGATGGCATTCTCGTGGTCGAGCCCTTCCGGGACAGGAATCTCCGTATGCGCATCTTCAACGCCGACGGCTCCGAGGGAGAGATGTGCGGCAACGGAGCCAGATGCTTCGCCCGTTACGCGGCAGCCCGGAAACTGGCACCTCCGGAGATGATCTTCGAAACTCTTGCGGGACCCATCACCGCCAACGTGACCGAGTCGTCCGTCATCATCGGCATGGGAAAGGTGTCTCTGAAGGAAGCGCTCTTCAACCACCTCTGGACCGACGGGGAACGCTCTCTCCCGCTCAACGCCCTTACCGTCGGTGTCCCCCACTGCGTCGTCTTTCCCGAGCATCCCGAGGAATGGACACCGGAACAAATCACGCTGCTCGGCAGAGCCCTCGACCGACCTACTCCGCTCTTCCCCTCGGGGACAAATGTGAACGTCGCCACAAGACTCTCTTCCTCCTCACTCCGCGCCACCACCTACGAGCGCGGCGTGAACGCCGTCACCCGCTCGTGCGGTACGGGCTCCATCGCCTCGGCACTCGTGGCAGCCCGCTTGTTCGGCATGGCGTCACCCATCCGGGTGGAAAACCCCGGGGGTGTGAACACCGTCCATTTCGAGGAGAGCGAGGAGGAACTGGTCTTCCGGGTCCGTCTCGAAGGAAGAACGACCTTCGTCGCCGAAGGCATGCTCTCCACCGAAGGGCTTCGGGAACGCCTGTCCCCAGAACATTTCGCACGCCTCGACAAGGCGATTCGCCACGGCTGACCATGTCTCCCCGGAGAGCCATCCCCGCCGGAGGCAAGAAGAAAATTCCTCCGGAAAAACAGGACAGGAACAGGCCGTTCCGGATCGAAAAAAGGCTTTCGGGACGGATGTTCCTCTTCCTGTGCCTTCTCCGGGTAGCCTTCACGACATTTCCCGCCATGGCCGGAGAAACTGCGGAAACGCGTTTCGGGAACGAGAAAGCGATTTTCGTCTTCGCCCGGGGCGGAGATTCCATCGACCTGGACCCTCTCACCATGGAGGACGCGGAGAGCGCCAAGGTGTGTTTCCAGGTCTGCGAACCCCTTGTCAGGATCGTCTTCACCCCGGCCGGACAGGTTCTTCCACAACTGACTCCATGGCTCGCCAGCTCTTGGGATGTGGCTCCCGACGGAAGGACCTGGACCTTCTTTCTTCGGAAAGGGGTGCTCTTCCACGACGCCACCCCCTTCGACGCCGAGGCGGTCCTCTTCAACCTGAGACGAGGCGTCGATTCCGGCCTCTGGCACTATGATTTCGAAAAAATGGAGGCACTGGACACCTGCACAGTGCGGTTGCGCCTCTCCGTCCCCGTCACTCCTTTCGTTTTTCTCTCGAACCTTCCGTTGATGGTTTCCCCGGAAGCCACCCGGAAAAGAGAAGAGGCGTTCCTCCGGGAACACCCCGTGGGAACGGGGCCGTTTCGCTTCAAGGAGTGGCGCAGGCGAGAGTACATCCTCCTCGAACGCTTCAACGACTACTGGGGTGACAAGGCTCGCATGGACGGCGTGCTCTTTCGTCTCATCGAATCCCCCCTGGAACGACTGACAGCATTGCGTTCCGGGGACATCGACGCCTTCGACGGCGTCACGCCGGAGGTGCTTCAGCGAATGACGCCCACGGATCGGGAACACCTCCGGCTCTTCTCCCAACCGGGCATGAATGTGGGGTTTCTCACCATGGACACGCAGCGCAAACCCTTCGATGACCCCAGAGTACGACGCGCCGTGGCCATGGCGATCGACAAGAAGCGACTCGTGGCGGAGGTTTTTCGGGGTCTCGGTATACCCGCGGAGAACATGGTCCCGCCGAACAGTTTCGCCTTCGCTCCGGAACTCCGTGCACTCCCCCATGACCCAACAAGAGCGAGGGCACTCCTCGTTCAGGCCGGACTCGAAAACGGCTTCGACACGGAATTGAACGTCCTCCCCATTCCGCGCCCCTACATGCCCGACGGCGATGGCGCGGCGATTCGCATCCAGGAAGATCTGGGTAGAGTTGGCATTCGGGTAACCCTCGTCCGCAAGAATTGGGAGGACTACCTGGATGATGCCTACAACCACCGATATCCGCTTCTGCTCGACGGATGGATCGGTACGACGGGAGACCCGGACGACTTCCTGTACGCCCTCTTCAGGAGTGACAGCGTAGACAATCTCAGTCGCTACAAGAACGACGACTACGACCGGTTCGTCATCAGCGCCCGCCGTTCCTGGGATCCGGAGGAGCGGTTCATCAGCTATTTCCGGGCGCAGCAGCTCCTTCGTAATGAGGTCCCCGCCGTTCCCCTGGCACACGGGTACAATCTCGCCCTGACAAGGAAAAACGTGGAAGGATTCCGCCTCTATGCCACAGGAGAATATCGTTTCTCGGAAATCTCGCTTACAATTCCATCCAAGGCGAAAGCACATAGAGAGTTTTCCGCACCCCCGGATCTTTCCGGAACAACGGCAACATTGCCGAAGGAGGAGAAAGACGAGTGAACGGACACATTTACGATTTCGACACGATCTACGACCGAGTTCCCACCTACGCGAAAAAGTGGCATCCATCCTCTCTGGAGCCGATCTTCGGCTCCGGCGACGTGCTTCCCCTGTGGATCGCCGACATGGATTTCGCGGCTCCACCTGAAGTGGTGGCGGCACTCCGGGAACGGACGGAGCATCCCGTGTTCGGATACACCATGCGTAGCCCCGCGTTCTTCGAATCCGTGGCGGCATGGACGGAACGACGCTATGGTTGGGAAATCCATCCCGACTGGATCGTGCCCTGCCCCGGCGTGGTTCCCGGCATCGCTCTGACGATCCGGGCCTTTACGCTCCCCGGCGAGGGGGTTGTCATCCAGAGCCCCGTGTATCCCCCGTTCTTCGAAAGCATCAACAAGAACAACCGCGTCACCACCGTCAATCGTCTCGTCGAAAAAAACGGAACCTGGGAAATGGATCTGGACGACCTCGAGAGATGTCTTGGAGAAAACGCCTCTCTGCTCCTCAGCTGCAGCCCCCACAATCCCGTGGGACGGGTCTGGAAACGGGCGGAACTCGAGGCCATGGCGGAGCGTGCGCTCCGCTCGGGAACACTTCTCGTCTCCGACGAGATCCACGCGGACATCGTCTTCAGAGGTCACGCACATCTTCCTCTGGCCTCCCTCGCACCGGAGGTCGCCGCACGAACGGTGACACTCCTCGCCCCGAGCAAGACCTTCAATATCGCGGGACTGCAGACGTTTCTGGCGATCATCCCTGACCCGGATCTGCGCCGTGCCTT
It encodes:
- a CDS encoding ABC transporter substrate-binding protein → MKRTVQRMLVLAVVMVALVGLIAGVAQAKEKVLTIAGFSTDTVDAHMTTAEYFVPLNAFDRLVQVEPGSNPPKIVPMLAEKWNVSKDGKIFTFFLRKGVKFHNGEELTADDVLYTFDRVLNPATKSFQTDLFDFVEGARERLDGKADSVSGFKVLDKYTFQITLKDPYAPFLASLATPGANIYNRKFTEQFGAKFGQTAESTCGTGPFILKEYVLNDHFTLVANPDYWAGKAKIDKLVARIVPDSETLRLMFLTGEIDIFDCDQGFSQIPFFMEDAKWKNLIHKGPRVGLVYMTMNNQMKPFDDVRVRKAFQMAVDRKKILDTVYFGNGILIDGIIPRGLVGYNPEALPKIEYNPAKAKELLAEAGYPDGVDVTLTQVTGWSNRWVQINELFQQMVKDAGFNVKLEAVDSATYYAKRKEGGLMAYPQIWSLDTNDPDGTIYNFFYKDRSFGRAICYNNEAVMNKIIELRFMTDQERRMKEYNELEKIIVHDDAAWLPLFSVDHLYVLQPRVKNFVVPWNGWSDMSYYPMDVED
- a CDS encoding response regulator yields the protein MGKVLVVDDAPVIRLLLARVFETLRKDGVELLFAEDGYEALRIVEQEHPRVVFLDVMMLGKNGFDVCHTIKKVWKMEDVHVALLTAKCQDSDRRKGAEAGANEYITKPFDPDDLLARVKLILGIP
- a CDS encoding ABC transporter permease, with product MKRFILKRLLIAVPVLIGITFVIFILLNVVPGDPVALMMGERMSPEIIERVRHQMHLDDPWPVRYVRFLAGAVQGDLGESYKLQRPVADLIVGAFPVTLKLALAAALVAWLIGIPAGILSAVKQYSLTDNFFMGLALTGVSMPVFWTALLFQYIFALKLGWLPVAGFYSAKHLIMPALVLGWSSSGLIARLTRSSLLDVMRHDYIRTARAKGLRNVPVILRHALKNALLPVVTVMALQIAFLLSGSVITESIFNIPGVGRIAVGAIQNRDMPLLQGAVLFTTVLVILGNLAADVLYGWLDPRIRYE
- a CDS encoding S66 peptidase family protein; amino-acid sequence: MNKGRALCPGDLIGLLSVSNPVTDEERQCSVDAVEALGFRTVCGESLFHRRGYLAGPDEIRARDVNRMFADPDIAGIFCVRGGEGANRLPEMIDLEGVRKNPKVFLGYSDVTVFHLLLGRGADLVTIHGPMPYTEFLKDTFEGYVKEHFLKAVTETEPVGEILPPPGDPAIQALVPGTVEAPLVGGCLSLISALMGTPWEIDTRGKILIIEDVGEQPYKYDRWLCQLRSAGKLQQCAGVVVGQCIDCTADKPKMDLPLEEIFADLLVPLGVPVLLNVPFGHGKRKATFPLGVRALLDGNAGRFFLTESGVR
- a CDS encoding ABC transporter ATP-binding protein, which encodes MQDTILEVKNLRTLFLTRKGIVPAVDGVSFSVRKGKVTGLVGESGCGKSVTSLSIMGLIPQPPGKIVGGEILFEGRDLSKLSYKEMCRVRGKDISMIFQEPMTSLNPVKTVGYQVGEALRIHQRDVADAEVRRRVVEMLDLVGIPEPESRVRAFPHQLSGGLRQRVMIAMALICDPKLLVADEPTTALDVTIQAQVLKLMMDLQRRIGTSIILITHDLGVVAETCDDVNVMYAGSIVEQGDVFNIFRNPSHPYTRGLLRSIPDTGGTGRKERLFSIDGMVPSLTDLPPGCRFAPRCTQARESCFKEMPELVPVGEGHFVRCNRAREAC
- a CDS encoding ABC transporter permease, which translates into the protein MHDDERVPDKMKTQENGQRIAPEKIEVKKDDVETLFGDVLRAFQKNRSALVGLCVVLFITLLAIAAPYVLSHDPYTMNLDNRNQPPSEAHWFGTDTYGRDLMARVIFGARISLVIGLIPAFLATCIGSILGVVSGFYGGKTDFWIMRLADVVLAFPSLLLAMVIMYTLGANLFNIFIALSIVGWASTSRIVRSQTLALKEKEFVEAARALGVKKRTIIFRHILPNCLPNIMVVFTMSIPSAIMQEAGLSFLGVGAQPPTPSWGLLVSQGKEFIFSAPWVAIIPGVAILILVLAFNFMGDGLRDAIDPYMKD
- a CDS encoding ABC transporter ATP-binding protein; protein product: MMKNILVQTKGLKVTFSAEAGMFGGKARVVKAVDDVSIDIAERETYALVGESGCGKTTLGRAILRLVPTTGGQVFFRGEDLSSLSPEAMRSLRRKMQIIFQDPYASLNPRMRVREILAEPFRTHEPKMSAKDVDERIAALLSVVGMRSDTMRKYPHQFSGGQRQRIGIARALALHPEFIVCDEAVSALDVSIQAQVLNLLSDLQEEFRLTYLFITHNLSVVRHIADKVCVMFLGKAMEIGDTEDLFARPFHPYTKFLIAAAPVPDPTQRDRERLLLKGDIPSPINLPPGCRFSTRCPYAQERCRLEEPETAVLEGRAVSCHYPLV